The Streptomyces sp. NBC_00670 genome window below encodes:
- a CDS encoding enhanced serine sensitivity protein SseB C-terminal domain-containing protein, which translates to MSASGTAAAGQVEHMLRQVTPGRYDAYEALLRALAAPSSGHLWMLLWQGRTGSPDAQYGTMEVGGFPYAPCVTSAQELSASGWNRSYEVVDGLEAARALYPDHYGLWLNPHAPGGGVGVPWLDLRRIATGLDRQPAGPLRMSEPAIEIPQFYALLTQNAHRTPAVRALRRAWVQPALGAPYLAIGLDVYEASPPAVDAVRTMMRQSVVAVPDGLPVSTVALSDPHDPVAMWLRARARPFYDREAHAPAGAPASGYGYPHTPGY; encoded by the coding sequence ACGAGGCGCTGCTCCGCGCGCTCGCGGCGCCCTCTTCCGGCCATCTCTGGATGCTGCTGTGGCAGGGACGGACCGGCTCGCCCGACGCCCAGTACGGGACGATGGAGGTCGGCGGCTTCCCGTACGCCCCCTGTGTGACGTCCGCGCAGGAGCTGTCGGCCAGCGGCTGGAACCGTTCCTACGAGGTGGTCGACGGCCTTGAGGCGGCCCGCGCCCTCTACCCCGACCACTACGGCCTGTGGCTCAATCCGCACGCCCCCGGCGGCGGCGTCGGCGTCCCCTGGCTGGATCTGCGCCGGATCGCCACGGGGCTGGACAGGCAGCCGGCCGGACCGCTGCGGATGAGTGAACCGGCCATCGAGATCCCGCAGTTCTACGCCCTGCTCACGCAGAACGCGCACCGCACCCCCGCGGTGCGCGCGCTGCGCCGCGCCTGGGTGCAGCCCGCGCTCGGCGCGCCGTACCTCGCCATCGGCCTGGACGTCTACGAGGCCTCGCCGCCCGCGGTGGACGCGGTGCGCACGATGATGCGGCAGTCGGTCGTCGCCGTGCCGGACGGGCTGCCCGTCTCCACCGTCGCGCTCTCCGACCCGCACGATCCCGTCGCGATGTGGCTGCGCGCCCGGGCCCGGCCGTTCTACGACCGCGAGGCCCACGCCCCGGCCGGTGCGCCCGCCTCCGGCTACGGCTACCCGCACACGCCCGGATACTGA